A genomic segment from Thermostichus lividus PCC 6715 encodes:
- the clpS gene encoding ATP-dependent Clp protease adapter ClpS, with protein MSVQTIEKPATVRKLAPRYRVLLHNDDVNSMEYVVEVLLKTVPSLTQPQAVDIMMEAHMTGVALVITCALEHAEFYCEGLKMAGLTSTIEPTE; from the coding sequence ATGTCAGTGCAAACCATTGAAAAACCAGCAACCGTTCGTAAGTTGGCACCCCGCTATCGTGTGCTGCTGCACAATGATGATGTGAACTCGATGGAGTACGTTGTCGAGGTGTTGCTGAAAACGGTGCCCAGTTTGACACAACCACAGGCGGTGGACATTATGATGGAGGCTCACATGACTGGGGTTGCTTTGGTCATTACCTGTGCCCTTGAGCACGCTGAATTCTATTGTGAAGGCCTGAAAATGGCAGGATTGACGAGCACCATTGAACCGACTGAATAA
- a CDS encoding mechanosensitive ion channel family protein — translation MAKRLLSLNFLLCLCLALVLVVAQAQLPSIAQPTATTTAPSPEAEGYPVTIDGEVIVEVRHGLGSFSAQERAEAIRRRILQVAEQDEIPLESITIKKIGDRREVAVVQGDRPLLTVTADDAGERLISQEAAAAELAQRIREVIGQYRQDRAPQRLLQNIVYAVLSTLLTLIVCSVIIRVSAKIFQPITRWGAQRIPTLRLQNFEIISTEAIQTWLLRALQFTRLFLLLFILYLYLTFVFNLFPWTRAFGQNFLNHFLFSLELVFTGIGNYLPNLVAIAVIITITYYILKGVRAIFYAIETDRLVIPGFYTDWAKPTYNLLLILIVAMAAVVVFPYLPGFDSPAFRGISVFLGILFSLGSTSAIANVVGGVILIYTRAFQQGDLIQIGDVQGIVIQKTLLVTRVCRPNNQVVTIPNSSLLNSNVTNLSVAIRELDRPLILQTTITLGYDVPWRDVYAAMIEAGRRTTGILADPAPFVWQTALNDFHISYQLNVYTQDWPRVPWILSELHEHLQDVCNEAGIEIMSPSYLALRDGNTSTMPSNYLGDDYQPPGFRVTLPK, via the coding sequence ATGGCTAAGCGTCTGCTGTCCCTGAATTTTTTGCTGTGTCTGTGTCTTGCCCTTGTCCTAGTGGTCGCTCAGGCACAGTTACCAAGTATTGCCCAACCCACTGCAACGACCACGGCACCATCTCCTGAGGCGGAAGGCTATCCGGTGACGATTGATGGCGAGGTCATTGTTGAGGTTCGCCATGGTCTGGGGTCTTTTAGTGCCCAAGAGCGGGCAGAAGCAATCCGCAGGCGAATTTTGCAGGTGGCAGAGCAGGATGAGATTCCCCTAGAGAGCATCACGATCAAAAAAATTGGCGATCGCCGCGAGGTGGCCGTTGTCCAAGGCGATCGCCCGCTGTTAACGGTAACGGCTGACGATGCTGGCGAGCGCTTAATTAGCCAAGAGGCGGCGGCGGCAGAGCTGGCCCAGCGCATCCGGGAGGTCATTGGGCAGTACCGTCAGGATCGAGCGCCGCAACGCCTGCTGCAAAACATCGTGTATGCCGTGCTCTCAACCCTTCTCACACTGATTGTGTGCTCAGTGATTATTCGCGTATCGGCAAAGATATTTCAGCCCATCACTCGCTGGGGGGCGCAGCGCATCCCGACCCTGCGGCTGCAAAATTTTGAAATTATTTCTACAGAAGCGATTCAAACATGGCTGCTGCGCGCTCTCCAATTCACACGGCTTTTTTTGTTATTGTTTATTCTCTACCTTTACCTAACGTTTGTTTTTAACTTATTTCCGTGGACCCGTGCCTTTGGCCAAAATTTTCTCAATCATTTTCTGTTTTCTCTGGAACTGGTATTCACCGGGATTGGTAACTATTTGCCAAATTTGGTAGCGATCGCCGTCATTATTACCATCACCTATTACATCCTCAAGGGCGTTCGCGCCATTTTCTACGCCATTGAAACAGACCGCTTGGTCATTCCTGGGTTTTATACCGACTGGGCGAAACCTACCTATAACCTGCTGCTGATTTTAATTGTGGCCATGGCGGCGGTGGTGGTGTTCCCCTACTTGCCGGGGTTCGACTCTCCGGCATTTCGGGGCATTTCTGTCTTCTTAGGGATTCTATTTTCGTTGGGTTCCACCTCGGCGATCGCCAACGTGGTCGGGGGCGTGATCCTCATTTACACTCGCGCCTTCCAGCAGGGAGACCTGATTCAAATTGGCGATGTTCAAGGAATTGTTATCCAAAAAACCTTGCTCGTGACCCGTGTCTGTCGCCCCAACAACCAAGTTGTTACGATTCCCAACTCCTCGCTGCTCAATAGCAACGTCACCAACCTATCCGTAGCCATTCGCGAGCTAGACCGCCCCTTGATTTTGCAAACCACCATTACCCTTGGCTATGATGTTCCCTGGCGCGATGTCTATGCGGCGATGATTGAGGCGGGGCGGCGCACCACTGGTATTTTAGCTGATCCGGCTCCCTTTGTCTGGCAAACCGCCCTCAACGACTTTCACATCAGCTATCAACTCAACGTCTATACCCAAGATTGGCCGCGGGTGCCGTGGATCCTCTCAGAACTCCACGAACACTTGCAAGATGTCTGTAACGAAGCGGGAATCGAGATTATGTCCCCCAGCTATTTAGCCCTACGGGATGGCAACACCAGTACCATGCCCAGCAATTACCTTGGGGATGACTACCAGCCCCCGGGCTTTCGGGTCACCCTACCAAAGTAG
- a CDS encoding FeoA family protein codes for MASKMTLADAQVGDRYRIVELTCDNPQQLFGMGLTPGAIVSVIQRTPQGSAIISLDQQRFCLNCELAQSVVVSPLRGESGHISLRTAPVGARLRVVGYAPTATFYKRKLLSMGLTPGTELEIVRHAPLGDPTDIRVRQFHLSLRKEEADALQVCEI; via the coding sequence ATGGCTAGCAAGATGACGCTGGCAGACGCACAGGTGGGCGATCGCTACCGCATTGTCGAATTGACCTGTGACAATCCGCAGCAACTGTTTGGCATGGGCTTAACACCGGGAGCTATCGTCTCTGTTATACAGCGAACACCCCAAGGCTCAGCGATCATTTCTTTAGATCAGCAGCGGTTCTGCTTGAACTGCGAACTGGCTCAATCTGTCGTTGTTTCACCGCTTCGGGGTGAATCGGGGCACATCAGTTTACGCACTGCCCCTGTGGGTGCACGCCTGCGGGTGGTGGGCTATGCCCCAACCGCCACATTTTACAAACGCAAACTACTCTCAATGGGATTAACGCCGGGCACTGAGCTTGAGATTGTCCGCCATGCACCTTTGGGAGACCCAACCGATATTCGGGTGCGGCAATTTCATCTGAGCCTCCGTAAAGAGGAAGCCGATGCACTCCAAGTGTGTGAGATTTAG
- a CDS encoding 16S rRNA (cytosine(967)-C(5))-methyltransferase, whose amino-acid sequence MELIARHLAFNALDAIAKGAYADVALDRVLHTCDLQASDRALVTELVYGTVRRQRTLDTLIAGFCRQAPPLRLQLILRLGLYQLRYLDHIPAHAAVDTSVRLAKVVGLGGLAALVNGVLRRYLRAEGDPLTSMIAGLPHVSQLGCYYSFPDELIEGWLDLVGLEECQALCDWFNRPPRLDLRLNPLRGDRQHLIQLFAEAGYDLRAIPTLPQGLTLNHCGAPMATLPYFEAGYWSVQDRAAQWVAHLLDPQPGEVVIDACAAPGGKTTHIAELMRNQGRVIACDRTPSRLRRLRQNRDRLGLSCIEIHTVDSATAPDFRGVGDRVLLDVPCSGTGTLHRHADARWHPLGKRLASLVPLQAQLLSNVCQWVKPNGVLVYATCSLEPAENEAQIQHFLRLHPQWRIDPPPAPLEQWADPQGWITVWPQRQDMDGFFMVRLRRDNQGEV is encoded by the coding sequence GTGGAACTAATTGCCCGTCATCTTGCCTTCAACGCACTCGATGCCATTGCCAAGGGGGCCTATGCCGATGTGGCCTTAGACAGGGTATTGCATACCTGCGATCTACAGGCCAGCGATCGCGCCCTTGTCACCGAGTTAGTCTATGGAACGGTACGGCGGCAGCGCACCTTAGATACCCTCATTGCGGGCTTTTGTCGTCAAGCGCCTCCCCTGCGCCTGCAATTAATTCTGCGCCTAGGCCTCTATCAACTGCGGTACCTCGATCACATTCCAGCCCACGCAGCGGTGGATACCAGTGTGCGTCTGGCAAAGGTGGTGGGCTTGGGCGGGTTGGCCGCGCTGGTGAATGGGGTGCTGCGCCGCTATCTGCGTGCTGAGGGTGATCCGCTCACGTCGATGATTGCAGGGTTGCCCCACGTCTCACAACTGGGCTGTTACTATAGTTTCCCCGATGAGCTGATTGAAGGCTGGTTAGACCTAGTGGGACTTGAGGAGTGCCAAGCGCTCTGCGACTGGTTTAACCGCCCGCCCCGCCTCGATTTACGGCTCAATCCCCTACGGGGCGATCGCCAGCATTTAATCCAGTTATTTGCTGAGGCGGGCTATGACCTGAGGGCTATTCCCACGCTACCCCAAGGGCTGACGCTGAACCACTGTGGCGCACCCATGGCGACATTGCCCTACTTTGAGGCGGGGTATTGGTCGGTTCAAGATCGCGCAGCGCAGTGGGTGGCACATTTGTTGGATCCCCAGCCTGGGGAGGTTGTCATTGATGCCTGTGCTGCTCCGGGGGGTAAAACAACCCATATCGCTGAGCTAATGCGCAATCAAGGCCGGGTGATTGCCTGCGATCGCACCCCCAGCCGCCTGCGCAGACTGCGTCAAAATCGCGATCGCCTTGGTTTAAGCTGTATTGAGATTCACACCGTCGATAGTGCCACGGCTCCAGACTTCAGGGGCGTAGGCGATCGTGTGCTGCTGGATGTTCCCTGCTCTGGCACCGGAACGCTGCACCGCCATGCCGATGCCCGCTGGCACCCCTTAGGCAAACGATTAGCCAGCCTTGTTCCCCTGCAAGCCCAACTCCTCAGCAATGTCTGCCAGTGGGTCAAACCGAACGGTGTGCTGGTGTATGCCACCTGTAGCTTAGAGCCGGCGGAAAATGAAGCCCAGATTCAGCACTTCCTGCGCCTGCACCCCCAGTGGCGCATCGATCCTCCCCCTGCACCCCTAGAGCAATGGGCGGATCCCCAAGGGTGGATCACCGTCTGGCCGCAGCGTCAAGACATGGATGGTTTTTTTATGGTGCGGTTGCGGCGCGATAACCAAGGAGAAGTGTGA
- a CDS encoding FeoC-like transcriptional regulator: protein MPSLGGDSPQQRFDYFSGGLIVLLQVQSYIKEHHVVSMAQLATHFDKSPAVLEPLLVQLIRKGRLEKLAAPRCGGCHQCHSTDLDLYQWRSTNAINCNDQPPERAN, encoded by the coding sequence ATGCCCAGCCTTGGCGGCGACAGCCCTCAACAGAGGTTTGACTACTTCAGCGGAGGCTTAATTGTGTTGTTGCAAGTACAGTCCTACATCAAAGAGCATCACGTGGTTTCCATGGCGCAGTTGGCCACCCACTTTGACAAGTCTCCCGCTGTCCTAGAGCCTCTCCTAGTTCAGTTAATTCGCAAAGGACGGCTGGAAAAACTAGCGGCTCCCCGTTGTGGTGGCTGTCACCAGTGCCACTCTACAGACCTTGACCTATACCAGTGGAGAAGTACCAATGCTATCAACTGCAATGATCAACCGCCTGAACGAGCAAATTAA
- a CDS encoding glutathione S-transferase family protein has product MLKLYGGAKSRASIVRWYLEEIGLPYEFVLLDLQAGEHRQPEFLKLNPMGKVPVIVDGDLVLWESGAILLYLAQTHGQLPSDAATAAKVYQWVLFANSTLSQAMFPPENRDRQLPSLLAGLDATLQGNTYILGADFSVADVALGSILAYLQMLFQVDLSPYPAVEGYTERLRSRPAFQKGLLGANA; this is encoded by the coding sequence ATGCTAAAGCTCTATGGTGGTGCTAAGTCCCGCGCTTCAATTGTGCGCTGGTATCTAGAAGAAATTGGCCTCCCCTATGAATTTGTGCTGCTGGATCTGCAAGCAGGGGAGCATCGCCAGCCTGAGTTCCTGAAACTAAACCCAATGGGTAAAGTGCCCGTCATTGTGGATGGGGATCTGGTGCTGTGGGAATCGGGAGCTATTTTGCTATACCTCGCCCAAACCCACGGTCAACTGCCGTCGGATGCCGCAACGGCGGCTAAGGTCTATCAGTGGGTTCTGTTTGCCAACTCTACCCTCTCTCAGGCCATGTTTCCGCCGGAAAATCGCGATCGCCAACTCCCTAGCCTCTTAGCTGGGTTAGACGCAACACTGCAGGGGAACACGTATATTTTGGGGGCTGACTTTTCCGTTGCCGATGTGGCTCTAGGGTCAATCTTGGCCTACTTACAAATGCTGTTTCAAGTTGATTTGAGTCCTTATCCTGCGGTTGAAGGCTACACAGAGCGCTTACGCAGCCGCCCTGCGTTTCAGAAAGGCCTCTTGGGGGCAAATGCATGA
- a CDS encoding CPBP family intramembrane glutamic endopeptidase, which produces MNRLNNAWRQMIRRPLWVRLLSFAVTLVLLWLPIGLSIFFLWGDGGTASFVNMGLLYLIFIALLRVWGQRVHQQRSPLGFYGLQGGWLFGRDALVGWLLAVGLVVLLFFVEGQLGWVQWHGTPDRFGLLLVEGLATGIGVGFAEELLFRGWLLQELELEYQPWFALGLNGLIFAVLHYLHPPEVIRATWPRFFGLVILGLSLGLGKWVFGRRLGFPMGFHGGLVWAYFGVKVGELVTYTGVAPEWLTGIGGNPIAGVMGVSLLGIVTLLLGYRAATAP; this is translated from the coding sequence TTGAACCGACTGAATAATGCTTGGCGGCAGATGATCCGCCGCCCGCTCTGGGTTCGTCTGTTGAGTTTTGCCGTAACACTGGTTTTGCTTTGGCTACCCATTGGCCTGAGCATTTTTTTTCTGTGGGGGGACGGTGGCACTGCTAGCTTTGTCAATATGGGGCTGCTGTACCTCATTTTTATCGCTTTGCTGCGGGTTTGGGGGCAGCGAGTTCACCAGCAGCGATCGCCCCTAGGGTTCTATGGGTTGCAGGGGGGCTGGCTATTTGGCCGCGATGCCCTTGTAGGATGGCTGTTGGCTGTGGGGTTGGTAGTGCTGTTGTTCTTCGTTGAAGGGCAGTTGGGCTGGGTGCAGTGGCACGGCACGCCGGATCGCTTTGGGCTATTGCTAGTGGAGGGCTTGGCTACCGGAATTGGTGTGGGTTTTGCCGAAGAGTTGCTGTTTCGAGGGTGGCTCTTACAGGAGCTAGAGCTAGAGTATCAGCCTTGGTTTGCCCTCGGCCTCAATGGTTTGATCTTTGCGGTGCTGCACTATCTTCACCCACCGGAGGTGATTCGCGCCACCTGGCCACGCTTTTTTGGTTTAGTGATATTGGGTTTAAGTTTAGGTTTGGGAAAATGGGTCTTTGGCCGCCGCTTGGGCTTTCCCATGGGGTTCCACGGCGGGTTGGTCTGGGCCTATTTTGGGGTCAAGGTGGGGGAGTTGGTTACCTATACTGGGGTTGCGCCAGAGTGGCTGACGGGTATTGGTGGTAATCCGATCGCCGGTGTTATGGGGGTGAGCCTATTAGGGATTGTCACACTTCTCCTTGGTTATCGCGCCGCAACCGCACCATAA
- the ahcY gene encoding adenosylhomocysteinase, producing the protein MVSSAVNPETTVRHDVKDLSLAPLGQQRIEWAGREMPVLRQIRDRFAQEQPLAGIRLAACCHVTTETANLAIALKAGGADAVLIASNPLSTQDDVAASLVTHYGIPVFAKKGEDTDTYRRHVNIALDHKPNIIIDDGCDVVATLVKERQSQLADIIGTTEETTTGIVRLKAMFREGVLTFPAINVNDADTKHFFDNRYGTGQSTLDGIIRATNILLAGKTIVVAGYGWCGKGTALRARGMGANVIVTEIDPVRAIEAVMDGFRVMPMLEAAPQGDIFITVTGNKHVIRAEHFAVMKDGAMVANSGHFDIEIDLATLKTLAKEVRVVRNFTEEYVLPSGKSIIVLGEGRLINLAAAEGHPASVMDMSFANQALGCEYLVKHQGQLAAGIHAIPTEVDQEIARLKLQAMGITMDTLTPEQIEYMNSWTTGT; encoded by the coding sequence ATGGTCTCTTCCGCGGTCAATCCTGAAACCACCGTTCGTCACGACGTTAAAGATTTGAGCTTAGCCCCCTTGGGGCAACAACGGATTGAGTGGGCTGGACGGGAGATGCCAGTGCTGCGGCAAATTCGCGATCGCTTTGCCCAAGAGCAGCCCCTCGCTGGCATTCGCTTGGCCGCTTGTTGCCACGTCACCACCGAAACCGCTAACTTGGCGATCGCCCTCAAAGCCGGTGGTGCTGACGCAGTCCTGATTGCCAGCAACCCCCTGTCCACCCAGGATGATGTTGCTGCTAGTTTAGTGACTCACTACGGCATTCCCGTATTTGCCAAAAAGGGGGAAGACACAGACACCTACCGACGCCACGTCAACATTGCCTTGGATCACAAACCCAACATCATTATTGATGATGGCTGTGATGTGGTCGCAACCCTTGTCAAAGAACGGCAGTCGCAGCTAGCGGATATTATTGGCACCACCGAAGAAACCACCACTGGTATTGTCCGTCTCAAGGCCATGTTTCGTGAGGGGGTGCTGACCTTTCCCGCCATTAACGTCAACGATGCCGACACCAAGCACTTCTTTGACAACCGCTATGGCACCGGCCAGTCCACCCTCGATGGCATTATTCGGGCAACCAATATTCTGCTGGCTGGCAAAACCATCGTCGTCGCCGGTTACGGCTGGTGTGGCAAGGGAACTGCACTGCGGGCACGGGGGATGGGTGCCAATGTGATCGTGACCGAAATTGATCCGGTTCGTGCCATTGAAGCGGTCATGGATGGATTCCGGGTGATGCCCATGCTGGAAGCCGCTCCCCAAGGCGATATTTTCATCACCGTGACGGGGAATAAACACGTGATCCGCGCTGAGCACTTTGCGGTAATGAAGGATGGGGCGATGGTGGCCAACTCCGGTCACTTCGATATTGAAATTGATCTGGCAACCCTCAAAACCTTGGCTAAAGAGGTGCGGGTTGTCCGCAATTTTACCGAAGAGTACGTGCTCCCCAGTGGCAAATCCATCATTGTTTTGGGGGAAGGGCGGCTTATTAACCTAGCGGCGGCAGAAGGCCACCCCGCCAGTGTCATGGATATGAGCTTTGCCAACCAAGCCCTTGGCTGTGAGTACTTAGTAAAACATCAAGGGCAGCTTGCGGCCGGGATTCACGCCATTCCTACGGAAGTGGATCAGGAAATTGCCCGCCTTAAACTGCAGGCCATGGGAATTACGATGGATACGCTGACCCCTGAGCAGATTGAGTATATGAACTCTTGGACCACTGGTACCTAG
- the ftnA gene encoding non-heme ferritin, whose product MLSTAMINRLNEQINLEIASAHLYLQMSSWCAYKSLEGCATFLSAHADEEMAHMRRLLNYMHETGALAILGGMEAPPHEFNSLKEMFTKVYAHEQFVTHKINELVHLANTEPDYATLQFLQWYVAEQHQEEFLFKSILDKIELIGTEGQGLFFIDKEIGQLSQSKVASSAQL is encoded by the coding sequence ATGCTATCAACTGCAATGATCAACCGCCTGAACGAGCAAATTAACCTAGAAATTGCTTCGGCACATCTATACCTGCAAATGAGTTCCTGGTGCGCTTACAAAAGCCTTGAGGGCTGCGCTACCTTTTTAAGTGCCCATGCTGACGAAGAAATGGCACATATGCGGCGGTTGCTCAACTACATGCATGAAACGGGTGCCCTTGCCATTTTGGGCGGCATGGAAGCCCCACCACACGAATTCAATTCGCTTAAGGAAATGTTCACAAAGGTTTATGCGCACGAACAATTTGTGACCCATAAAATCAATGAGCTAGTTCATCTTGCAAACACAGAACCTGACTATGCCACTTTGCAATTTTTGCAGTGGTATGTAGCGGAGCAACATCAGGAAGAGTTCCTCTTTAAGAGTATTCTCGACAAAATTGAGCTGATCGGCACCGAAGGCCAAGGGTTATTCTTCATTGATAAAGAAATTGGCCAACTCTCTCAATCAAAAGTCGCTTCCTCAGCCCAACTGTGA
- the feoB gene encoding Fe(2+) transporter permease subunit FeoB, which translates to MKITIALIGNPNCGKTTVFNGLTGANQRVGNWPGVTVERKDGQYRDGDLIVAVVDLPGIYTLDASEGGSSLDERVARDFLLQDHYTLVVNILDASNLERNLYLTSQLLDMGVPLILVLNMMDVATAQGGIIDPAALAERLGVPVLPFCAKEKRQFTTLRTAIRSAACQPPRPQAYPPHPAVIEEAIADLLAQGISHRGQALAWLQYTEAVPEDQVPRLREWRRNIHQTLGEDIDLLIADSRYRWIEQLLTSVYTKSKRSYTSVSDRIDQIVLNRWLGIPIFLVVMYLVFLVAINVGGAFIDFFDTAVGTLVVGWPAQILQDLRAPGWLIGLIADGIGGGIQTTSTFIPQIGLLFIFLTFLEDSGYLARAAFVMDRLMRILGLPGKSFVPMMVSFGCNIPGIMATRTLENRRDRLMTIMMNPFMSCGARLPVYALFVAAFFPRNGQNLVFLLYVFGMAAAMFTGVVMKHTLFQGDIAPFVMELPPYHLPTLKGVLLRAWDRLKVFITRAGKMIVALVVILGLLNSVGIDGSFGQQDSSNSILSAFSRQITPVFSPMGIQQENWPATVGLFTGVFAKEVMVGTMDALYTELARQEAIVNATELEPEPPFSLLGGLKEAVASIPKNLAELPGQIFDPLQFNVLEEADNPEAAADVQGVNYTVFGQMAKRFDSPTAAIAFLLFVLLYFPCVSATAAVYRETNLGWTVFVAGWTTGLAYWVATAYYQLMTLSKHPYFSVSWLVGLALVMTGVLWMLKRKGDAQPWRRQPSTEV; encoded by the coding sequence ATGAAAATCACCATTGCTCTGATCGGTAACCCTAACTGCGGCAAGACAACGGTTTTTAACGGCCTGACGGGTGCAAACCAACGGGTGGGGAACTGGCCAGGGGTGACGGTAGAGCGTAAAGATGGGCAATATCGCGATGGGGATTTGATCGTTGCGGTGGTTGACTTGCCGGGGATCTATACCCTAGATGCCTCTGAGGGCGGCAGTAGTCTCGACGAGCGGGTGGCACGGGATTTCCTGCTTCAGGATCACTACACCTTGGTGGTGAATATCTTAGATGCAAGCAACTTAGAGCGGAATTTGTACCTCACTAGCCAACTTCTGGATATGGGGGTACCCCTGATTTTGGTGCTCAATATGATGGATGTGGCGACGGCGCAGGGGGGAATTATTGATCCTGCTGCTCTTGCAGAGCGCTTGGGGGTGCCTGTTTTGCCGTTTTGTGCCAAGGAGAAACGCCAGTTTACCACATTGCGCACAGCCATTCGCTCAGCAGCCTGTCAGCCTCCTAGGCCACAGGCCTATCCACCTCACCCTGCGGTCATTGAGGAGGCGATCGCCGATTTATTGGCACAGGGAATTAGCCATCGTGGCCAAGCCTTAGCGTGGCTCCAATACACGGAGGCAGTTCCTGAAGATCAAGTACCACGCTTACGGGAGTGGCGGCGCAACATCCACCAAACCCTTGGGGAAGATATTGATTTACTCATTGCCGACAGTCGCTACAGATGGATTGAACAGCTGCTAACGAGCGTTTACACAAAAAGCAAGCGCTCTTACACCAGCGTTTCCGATCGCATCGACCAAATTGTGCTCAATCGCTGGCTGGGAATTCCCATCTTTTTAGTTGTGATGTATCTCGTCTTTCTGGTAGCGATCAATGTCGGCGGTGCATTCATTGACTTTTTTGATACTGCCGTCGGCACCTTAGTTGTCGGCTGGCCAGCCCAAATCCTGCAAGATCTACGTGCCCCTGGGTGGCTCATTGGGCTAATTGCCGATGGGATTGGTGGCGGCATTCAGACAACTTCTACCTTTATTCCCCAAATTGGCTTGCTGTTTATTTTCCTCACCTTTTTGGAGGACTCCGGCTATCTCGCGCGGGCTGCTTTTGTGATGGATCGGCTGATGCGCATTTTGGGGTTGCCAGGGAAGTCCTTTGTACCCATGATGGTCTCCTTTGGCTGCAATATCCCTGGGATTATGGCCACCCGTACCCTAGAAAACCGACGCGATCGCCTCATGACCATTATGATGAATCCGTTTATGTCCTGTGGGGCGCGCTTGCCAGTTTATGCCCTTTTTGTGGCTGCTTTCTTTCCCCGTAACGGCCAGAATCTCGTCTTTCTACTTTACGTGTTTGGTATGGCTGCCGCCATGTTTACTGGCGTTGTTATGAAGCACACCCTTTTCCAAGGAGACATTGCCCCGTTTGTGATGGAGCTACCCCCTTACCACTTGCCGACCCTCAAAGGTGTACTACTGCGGGCGTGGGATCGCCTGAAAGTCTTTATTACTCGGGCGGGCAAGATGATTGTAGCGCTAGTTGTAATTTTGGGGCTGCTCAACTCCGTAGGCATCGATGGCAGTTTTGGTCAGCAAGATAGCAGCAATTCGATTCTGAGTGCCTTTAGTCGGCAAATTACGCCAGTTTTTAGCCCCATGGGCATCCAACAAGAGAACTGGCCAGCAACGGTAGGACTCTTTACCGGTGTTTTTGCCAAAGAAGTGATGGTAGGCACCATGGATGCCCTCTACACCGAGCTAGCCCGGCAAGAGGCCATAGTTAATGCCACTGAACTAGAGCCAGAGCCACCCTTTTCCCTGTTAGGTGGCCTCAAAGAAGCGGTTGCCAGCATCCCCAAAAACCTAGCAGAGCTACCGGGGCAAATTTTTGACCCCTTGCAATTCAATGTCTTAGAAGAGGCAGACAACCCAGAAGCTGCCGCAGACGTCCAAGGCGTAAACTACACCGTCTTTGGTCAAATGGCAAAGCGCTTTGACAGCCCCACCGCTGCCATTGCCTTCCTCTTGTTTGTATTGCTCTACTTCCCCTGCGTTTCTGCCACTGCGGCGGTTTATCGCGAAACCAACTTGGGCTGGACTGTCTTTGTTGCTGGTTGGACAACCGGCTTAGCCTACTGGGTGGCCACCGCCTACTACCAGCTGATGACATTGTCTAAGCATCCATATTTTTCTGTGTCATGGCTGGTGGGGCTGGCACTGGTGATGACGGGGGTGCTCTGGATGCTCAAACGCAAGGGCGATGCCCAGCCTTGGCGGCGACAGCCCTCAACAGAGGTTTGA
- a CDS encoding DUF3531 family protein: MNVIFREIDPFDLWIWVEFVDPPTTIEQQYLEEVFNSWFFLGKLGGFNAENLQVQETGLDLSYLEYNPLQADSSLMAVMHNMGEFEYNGRWARCWFDLGTSDALALDILINALSQFSEDYVAIANLVIGGDHPEWPIASSEQREAIQQSAWN, translated from the coding sequence ATGAATGTGATCTTTCGGGAAATTGATCCCTTTGATCTGTGGATCTGGGTCGAGTTTGTTGACCCTCCCACCACCATTGAGCAGCAATACCTTGAAGAAGTCTTTAATTCATGGTTTTTTTTAGGAAAGTTGGGCGGCTTCAATGCCGAGAACCTGCAAGTCCAGGAAACAGGGTTAGACCTCAGCTACCTTGAGTACAATCCCCTGCAAGCGGATAGCTCTCTTATGGCGGTAATGCACAATATGGGAGAGTTTGAGTACAATGGGCGTTGGGCGCGCTGCTGGTTTGATCTGGGCACCAGTGATGCCCTAGCCCTAGATATTCTCATTAATGCCCTGAGCCAGTTTAGTGAGGACTATGTGGCCATTGCCAATTTAGTGATTGGTGGTGATCATCCAGAATGGCCGATCGCCAGTAGTGAACAGCGAGAGGCGATCCAACAGTCGGCGTGGAACTAA